The following proteins come from a genomic window of Candidatus Eisenbacteria bacterium:
- a CDS encoding sigma-54-dependent Fis family transcriptional regulator has translation LAVVRRGIATQRLMSEMHEMARRLDRRYGFGNLIGNSAPIARVYGRILQACGSDLPVLITGEPGTGRGLVASAIHHNSPRRPGPLIRFDCGGTEAGILERELFGQEVDRGEPSRPGRIELSRRGSLLLDGIEELPSGVQGRLLRLLKDGEFERCGGRRTRRADIRLLAIAAADLRERARDGRFRSDLHDFLRAATIELPPLRNRRRDIPLLVDHFLTEATREMGRQPARITPAALDRMVRYPWPGNVGELKSVIRGMILLAGGERSLDLVDLPQEIREGIAPGSEELRLPAGSSLEEIERQVIEQTLARIGGNRERTAEALGISLRTLQRRLASYKTKWRHSS, from the coding sequence CCTCGCTGTCGTCCGCAGAGGGATCGCGACCCAGCGGCTCATGAGCGAGATGCACGAGATGGCCCGGCGTCTCGACCGGCGGTACGGGTTCGGCAATCTGATCGGCAACTCGGCTCCGATCGCGCGCGTCTATGGCCGTATCCTCCAGGCGTGCGGATCGGATCTGCCGGTGCTCATCACGGGGGAGCCCGGCACGGGGCGAGGCCTCGTCGCCTCCGCCATCCACCACAACAGCCCGAGGCGCCCGGGTCCCCTGATCCGTTTTGACTGCGGCGGAACAGAGGCCGGCATCCTGGAGCGCGAGCTGTTCGGGCAGGAGGTGGACCGGGGCGAGCCCAGCCGTCCCGGCAGGATCGAGCTCTCCCGCCGGGGAAGCCTGCTGCTCGATGGCATCGAGGAGCTTCCCTCGGGTGTTCAGGGGCGGCTGCTGCGCCTCCTGAAGGACGGGGAGTTCGAGCGGTGCGGAGGTCGGAGGACGCGCCGGGCTGATATCAGACTGCTGGCCATCGCCGCCGCCGATCTCCGCGAGAGGGCGCGAGACGGGAGGTTTCGTTCCGACCTGCACGACTTCCTCCGCGCTGCGACGATCGAGCTTCCGCCGTTGAGGAATCGCCGCCGCGACATTCCTCTGCTCGTGGACCACTTCCTCACCGAGGCGACAAGGGAGATGGGCAGGCAACCCGCCCGCATCACGCCGGCCGCCCTGGATCGGATGGTCCGCTACCCATGGCCCGGCAATGTGGGCGAGCTGAAGAGCGTGATCCGGGGGATGATCCTCCTGGCCGGCGGCGAGCGTTCTCTCGATCTCGTCGATCTGCCTCAGGAGATTCGAGAGGGGATCGCTCCGGGATCCGAGGAACTGCGGCTTCCAGCGGGGAGCAGCCTGGAGGAGATCGAGCGGCAGGTCATCGAGCAAACGCTCGCGCGCATCGGCGGAAACCGTGAGCGCACGGCCGAGGCGCTCG